A stretch of the Mycolicibacterium celeriflavum genome encodes the following:
- a CDS encoding Fpg/Nei family DNA glycosylase: MPELPEVEALADHLRRHAVGHPIGRVDVSAFSVLKTFDPPVTALHGRTVTDANRWGKYLGLQAGELHLIAHLSRAGWLKWSDKLAAAPLKPGKGPIALRVHLGTPGEAPGFDLTEAGTQKRLAVWLVDDPAKVPGIAALGPDALSLSPEDLAGVLAGNSGRIKTVITDQKVIAGIGNAYSDEILHVARISPFATAGKLTDAQLSALHDAMIGVLTDAVTRSVGQQAATLKGEKRSGLRVHARTGLPCPVCGDTVREVSFADKSFQYCPTCQTGGKVLADRRMSRLLK, translated from the coding sequence ATGCCCGAACTGCCCGAAGTCGAAGCGCTCGCCGATCACCTGCGTCGCCACGCCGTCGGACATCCGATCGGCCGCGTCGACGTGTCGGCGTTCTCGGTGCTCAAGACGTTCGACCCTCCGGTCACCGCGCTGCACGGCCGGACCGTCACCGACGCCAACCGCTGGGGCAAGTACCTCGGATTGCAGGCCGGTGAGCTGCATTTGATCGCTCACCTGTCGCGTGCGGGCTGGTTGAAGTGGTCGGACAAGCTGGCGGCGGCGCCGTTGAAGCCCGGCAAGGGGCCGATCGCGCTGCGTGTTCATCTCGGGACCCCCGGTGAGGCGCCCGGATTCGACCTCACCGAGGCCGGCACGCAGAAGCGGCTGGCGGTGTGGCTCGTCGACGATCCGGCCAAGGTGCCCGGCATCGCCGCATTGGGCCCCGACGCGCTGTCGCTGAGCCCCGAAGACCTGGCCGGGGTCCTGGCAGGCAACAGCGGCCGAATCAAGACCGTGATCACCGACCAGAAGGTGATCGCAGGCATCGGCAACGCCTACAGCGACGAGATCCTGCACGTCGCACGGATCTCTCCGTTCGCGACGGCGGGCAAGCTGACCGATGCGCAGCTGTCGGCGCTTCACGACGCGATGATCGGCGTGCTCACCGACGCGGTGACGCGTTCGGTTGGTCAGCAGGCGGCAACGCTCAAGGGAGAGAAGCGTTCCGGGTTGCGGGTGCATGCCCGCACCGGTCTGCCCTGCCCGGTCTGCGGGGACACCGTGCGGGAGGTGTCGTTCGCGGACAAGTCTTTCCAGTATTGCCCGACCTGCCAGACGGGCGGCAAGGTGCTCGCTGATCGTCGGATGTCGCGACTGCTCAAGTGA
- a CDS encoding chorismate mutase, which yields MTLNRCALLVAATLLLAISQAPAHAQPASPLYRLVDTAAQRLAPADPVAAAKWLNGGPITDRPRADAVLDAVAADAAAHAVDPSYVRMVFTDQIDATEGIQYTRFAQWKFDPSSAPTAAPDLAESRSQIDGLNKTMVDEIALQWNWLGNPGCMRTLKDASDAVANARQLEPLYRQALSAATRSYCRIT from the coding sequence ATGACCCTGAACCGATGTGCCCTGCTGGTCGCCGCGACGCTGCTTCTCGCGATCTCACAGGCGCCCGCGCACGCCCAGCCCGCCAGCCCGCTGTACCGGCTGGTGGACACCGCGGCGCAGCGGCTGGCCCCCGCCGACCCGGTCGCGGCGGCCAAATGGCTCAACGGCGGGCCGATCACCGACCGGCCACGCGCCGACGCGGTCCTCGACGCCGTCGCCGCCGATGCCGCCGCGCACGCCGTCGACCCAAGCTACGTCCGAATGGTCTTCACCGACCAGATCGACGCCACCGAGGGCATCCAGTACACCCGCTTCGCCCAGTGGAAGTTCGACCCCTCGTCCGCGCCCACCGCGGCGCCCGACCTCGCCGAGTCCCGAAGCCAGATCGACGGGCTCAACAAGACCATGGTCGACGAGATTGCCCTGCAATGGAATTGGCTCGGCAACCCGGGGTGCATGCGCACACTGAAGGACGCGTCGGACGCCGTTGCCAATGCCCGTCAGCTCGAACCCCTCTACCGGCAGGCGCTCTCGGCGGCCACCCGCTCGTACTGCCGGATCACTTGA
- a CDS encoding SDR family oxidoreductase: MTRQKILITGASSGLGAGMARAFAAKGRDLALCARRIDRLDELKAELLERHPGIEVAVAALDVNDHDQVPKVFGELADELGGIDRIIVNAGVGKGAPLGSGKLWANKATIETNLVAALVQIETALEMFKESGGGHLVLISSVLANLGVPGVKAAYAASKAGVSSLGESLRAEYARGPIKVTVLEPGYIESEMTAKSGSTMLMVDNETGVRALVAVIERESGRAAVPWWPWAPLVQLMRVLPPRLTKPFA; the protein is encoded by the coding sequence GTGACTCGGCAGAAAATCTTGATCACCGGCGCGAGCTCGGGCCTGGGCGCCGGCATGGCGCGCGCGTTCGCCGCCAAGGGCCGCGACCTCGCGCTGTGTGCGCGCCGCATCGACCGGCTCGACGAGCTCAAGGCCGAACTGCTCGAGCGTCACCCCGGTATCGAGGTCGCCGTCGCCGCGCTCGACGTCAACGACCACGACCAGGTGCCGAAGGTGTTCGGCGAGCTGGCCGACGAACTCGGCGGCATCGACCGCATCATCGTCAACGCCGGCGTCGGCAAGGGCGCGCCGCTGGGCTCGGGCAAGCTGTGGGCGAACAAGGCCACCATCGAAACCAATCTCGTTGCCGCACTTGTGCAGATCGAGACGGCGCTCGAGATGTTCAAGGAATCGGGCGGCGGCCATCTGGTGCTCATTTCCTCGGTGCTCGCCAACTTAGGTGTTCCGGGGGTCAAGGCCGCCTACGCCGCGAGCAAAGCCGGCGTGTCGTCGCTCGGTGAGTCGTTGCGCGCGGAGTATGCACGGGGGCCCATCAAGGTGACCGTCCTCGAACCCGGGTACATCGAATCGGAGATGACCGCGAAGTCCGGGTCGACGATGTTGATGGTGGACAACGAAACCGGTGTGCGCGCGCTGGTGGCCGTCATCGAGCGCGAGAGCGGGCGCGCTGCGGTGCCGTGGTGGCCGTGGGCTCCCCTGGTCCAGCTGATGCGGGTGTTGCCGCCGCGGCTGACGAAACCGTTCGCCTGA
- a CDS encoding NAD-dependent epimerase/dehydratase family protein: MRVLLTGGTGFVGAWTAKAVADANHQVRFLVRDPARLVTSAAQIGVDTDDFAVGDIADAEATAAAMDGCDAVIHSAAMVSMDPRQADKMLQTNLAGARNVLGAAVERGLDPIVHVSSFTALFRPGLDVLHADLPVVGGTDGYGKSKAEVEKYARGLQDAGAPVNITYPGMVLGPPAGNQFGEAAEGVEAAVKMRGVPGRGAAWIVVDVRDLAALHAALLETGKGPRRYMAGGKRVAIADLASMIGRATNRSLRVYPVPDTLLRNLGRVVDVAGPYLPFDAPVTRAAMQYYTQMPSSDDSAGEIELAISYRDPQETLSDTVAGLRQVGRL, translated from the coding sequence ATGAGAGTGTTGCTGACCGGCGGCACCGGGTTCGTTGGAGCGTGGACGGCCAAGGCGGTCGCCGACGCTAACCATCAGGTGCGTTTCCTGGTCCGTGATCCGGCGCGGCTGGTGACGAGCGCAGCGCAGATCGGTGTCGACACCGACGACTTCGCCGTCGGCGACATCGCCGACGCTGAAGCGACGGCCGCGGCGATGGACGGCTGTGACGCCGTAATTCACTCCGCGGCAATGGTTTCCATGGATCCCCGGCAGGCCGACAAGATGCTGCAGACCAACCTTGCCGGCGCCCGCAACGTGCTCGGCGCGGCGGTTGAGCGCGGCCTCGATCCGATCGTCCACGTATCCAGCTTCACCGCACTGTTCCGACCCGGCCTCGACGTGCTCCACGCCGATCTGCCGGTGGTCGGGGGAACCGACGGCTACGGGAAGTCCAAGGCGGAGGTGGAGAAGTACGCACGTGGACTACAGGATGCGGGTGCGCCCGTGAACATCACGTACCCGGGCATGGTGCTGGGGCCGCCGGCGGGAAACCAGTTCGGCGAAGCGGCCGAAGGCGTCGAGGCGGCCGTGAAGATGCGTGGGGTGCCGGGGCGCGGTGCCGCCTGGATTGTGGTCGACGTCCGCGACCTGGCTGCGCTGCACGCCGCGCTACTCGAAACCGGCAAGGGGCCACGTCGATACATGGCAGGCGGCAAACGCGTCGCGATCGCCGACCTGGCATCGATGATCGGCCGCGCAACGAACCGGTCGCTTCGGGTGTACCCCGTGCCGGATACGTTGCTGCGCAACCTCGGAAGGGTGGTCGACGTGGCGGGGCCCTATCTGCCGTTCGACGCGCCGGTGACGCGGGCGGCCATGCAGTACTACACCCAGATGCCTTCGTCTGACGATTCCGCCGGCGAGATAGAACTCGCGATCAGCTACCGGGATCCGCAGGAGACGCTGTCGGACACCGTCGCTGGGCTGCGGCAGGTCGGCAGGTTGTAG
- a CDS encoding helix-turn-helix transcriptional regulator, whose amino-acid sequence MSPVRRGDSLPIHNRIGVLRAERRMTRAELAALIDVNPQTVGALERGDHYPSLDLAFRICDVFGLPVEAVFSRTEFTPLSTELYRRNPRAQGGDPDVPVNPAG is encoded by the coding sequence GTGAGTCCGGTGAGACGGGGCGATTCGCTCCCCATCCACAACCGCATCGGCGTCCTACGCGCCGAGCGGAGGATGACGCGGGCTGAACTCGCAGCGCTGATCGACGTGAACCCGCAGACCGTCGGCGCGCTCGAACGCGGCGACCACTATCCGAGCCTCGACCTGGCGTTTCGGATCTGCGACGTCTTCGGGCTGCCCGTCGAGGCGGTGTTCTCCCGCACGGAGTTCACGCCGCTGTCCACCGAGCTCTACCGCAGGAACCCGCGCGCGCAAGGAGGCGACCCAGATGTCCCAGTCAACCCCGCAGGCTGA
- the pgi gene encoding glucose-6-phosphate isomerase, translated as MSSDERLREEPTTPEIPDIASTPAWQALQRHHDEIGGKHLREFFAEDPARGTELATTVGDLYVDYSKHRVTRETLALLVDLARAAGLEQRRDAMFSGVHINTSEDRAVLHTALRLPRGAELSVDGHDVVADVHAVLDKMGDFTDRLRSGEWTGATGQLIKTVVNIGIGGSDLGPAMVTLALRHYADAGISARFVSNVDPADLVAKLDGLDPATTLFIVASKTFSTLETLTNATAARRWLTDALGDAAVAKHFVAVSTNKKLVDDFGINTENMFGFWDWVGGRYSVDSAIGLSVMAVIGRERFAEFLSGFHIVDEHFRTTPLEANVPVLLGLIGLWYNEFFGAETRAVLPYSNDLARFAAYLQQLTMESNGKSVRADGTPVTTSTGEIFWGEPGTNGQHAFYQLLHQGTRLVPADFIGFSQPTNDLPTADGRGSMHDLLMSNFFAQTQVLAFGKTAEEIAAEGTPPNVVPHKVMPGNRPTTSILATKLTPSVLGQLIALYEHQVFTEGVIWGIDSFDQWGVELGKTQAKALLPVITNDDSPAEQSDSSTDTLVRHYRAERGRSA; from the coding sequence ATGAGCAGCGATGAGCGCTTGCGCGAGGAGCCGACAACACCGGAGATCCCCGATATCGCCTCGACACCGGCATGGCAGGCCCTGCAACGGCATCACGACGAGATCGGCGGCAAACACCTGCGGGAGTTCTTCGCCGAGGATCCGGCTCGCGGCACCGAGTTGGCGACGACGGTCGGCGACCTCTACGTCGACTACAGCAAGCACCGCGTCACGCGTGAGACGCTCGCGCTGCTGGTCGACCTGGCCCGCGCCGCCGGCCTCGAACAGCGGCGCGACGCGATGTTCTCCGGCGTGCACATCAACACCTCCGAGGACCGGGCCGTCCTGCACACCGCGCTGCGGTTGCCGCGCGGCGCCGAACTGTCCGTCGACGGTCACGACGTCGTCGCCGACGTGCACGCGGTGCTCGACAAGATGGGCGACTTCACCGACCGGTTGCGCAGCGGCGAGTGGACCGGGGCGACGGGCCAGCTGATCAAGACCGTCGTCAACATCGGCATCGGCGGTTCGGACCTGGGCCCGGCGATGGTGACGCTGGCGCTGCGCCATTACGCCGACGCGGGCATCTCGGCGCGGTTCGTGTCCAACGTCGACCCGGCCGATCTGGTGGCCAAGCTCGACGGACTCGACCCGGCGACAACGCTTTTCATCGTCGCCTCCAAGACGTTCTCCACCCTGGAGACGCTGACCAACGCGACGGCGGCCCGACGGTGGCTCACCGACGCGCTCGGCGATGCGGCGGTGGCCAAGCACTTCGTCGCGGTGTCGACGAACAAGAAGTTGGTCGACGATTTCGGCATCAACACCGAGAACATGTTCGGGTTCTGGGACTGGGTCGGCGGCCGCTATTCCGTCGACAGCGCAATCGGTTTGAGCGTGATGGCGGTCATCGGCCGCGAACGGTTCGCCGAGTTTCTGTCCGGCTTCCACATCGTCGACGAGCACTTCCGCACCACGCCGCTGGAGGCGAACGTGCCGGTGCTACTCGGCCTGATCGGACTCTGGTACAACGAGTTCTTCGGCGCCGAAACGCGTGCGGTGCTGCCCTATTCGAACGACTTGGCGCGGTTCGCCGCCTACCTGCAGCAGCTGACGATGGAGTCCAACGGCAAGTCGGTGCGCGCCGACGGAACACCGGTCACCACGAGCACCGGCGAGATCTTCTGGGGCGAGCCGGGAACCAACGGCCAGCACGCGTTCTACCAACTGCTGCACCAGGGCACGCGTCTGGTGCCCGCCGACTTCATCGGATTCTCCCAACCCACCAACGACCTACCGACGGCCGACGGCCGCGGCAGCATGCACGACCTGTTAATGAGCAACTTCTTCGCCCAGACGCAGGTGCTCGCGTTCGGCAAGACCGCCGAGGAGATCGCCGCCGAGGGGACGCCACCGAATGTGGTGCCGCACAAGGTGATGCCGGGCAACCGGCCGACCACGTCGATCCTGGCCACGAAGCTGACGCCGTCGGTGCTCGGCCAGTTGATCGCGCTCTACGAGCACCAGGTGTTCACCGAAGGCGTCATCTGGGGCATCGACTCGTTCGACCAGTGGGGCGTCGAACTCGGTAAGACACAAGCCAAAGCGCTGCTACCGGTCATCACCAACGACGACTCCCCCGCCGAACAATCGGACAGCTCGACCGACACGCTGGTGCGGCATTACCGCGCCGAGCGTGGTCGCTCGGCCTAG
- a CDS encoding NAD-dependent succinate-semialdehyde dehydrogenase — protein MDTAKLLSSVPTGLWIGGEERQAASTFDVLDPSDDSVLTSVGNAGAQDAVDALDAACAVQAEWAATAPRQRGEILRAVFDTITERAEDIATLMTLEMGKVLRESMGEVTYGAEFFRWFAEEAVRIAGRYTPSPAGSGRVLVTKQPVGPCYAITPWNFPLAMGTRKIGPALAAGCTMMVKPAQETPLTMLLLAKLMDDAGLPKGVLSVLPTNNPKDVTAALIDDGRLRKLTFTGSTGVGRALVRQSADKLLRTSMELGGNAPFVVFDDADIDAAVDGAILAKMRNGGEACTAANRFHVANPVREEFTEKLVKRMSEFTLGKGVDGSATLGPLINAKQVATVTELVDDAVSRGATVAVGGEAPGGPGNFYPATVLTDVPADARILKEEVFGPVAPITGFDTEEEGIAAANDTEYGLSAYIYTRSLDRALRVAERIESGMVGVNRGVISDPAAPFGGVKESGFGREGGFEGIDEYLEIKYIALTK, from the coding sequence ATGGATACCGCGAAGCTGCTGTCGTCAGTTCCCACCGGACTGTGGATCGGCGGTGAAGAACGCCAAGCCGCCTCGACCTTCGATGTGCTCGACCCGTCCGACGACTCCGTGCTGACCTCGGTCGGCAACGCGGGAGCCCAGGACGCGGTCGACGCGCTCGATGCAGCCTGCGCGGTGCAGGCCGAATGGGCGGCCACCGCCCCGCGCCAGCGCGGCGAGATCCTGCGCGCGGTGTTCGACACGATCACCGAACGCGCCGAGGACATCGCCACGCTGATGACACTGGAGATGGGAAAGGTGCTGCGCGAGAGCATGGGCGAGGTCACTTACGGCGCCGAGTTCTTCCGCTGGTTCGCCGAGGAGGCCGTGCGCATCGCGGGCCGCTACACCCCGAGCCCGGCGGGCAGCGGCCGCGTCCTGGTCACCAAGCAGCCGGTCGGCCCGTGTTACGCGATCACGCCCTGGAACTTCCCGTTGGCGATGGGCACCCGCAAGATCGGCCCGGCGCTCGCCGCCGGCTGCACGATGATGGTCAAACCTGCCCAGGAGACGCCGTTGACCATGCTGCTGCTGGCCAAGCTGATGGACGACGCGGGCCTGCCCAAGGGCGTGCTGTCGGTGCTGCCGACCAACAACCCCAAAGACGTCACCGCCGCGCTGATCGACGACGGCCGGCTGCGCAAGCTGACCTTCACCGGCTCCACCGGCGTCGGCAGGGCGCTGGTCAGGCAATCGGCCGACAAGCTGCTGCGCACGTCGATGGAACTCGGCGGCAATGCGCCGTTCGTGGTGTTCGACGACGCCGACATCGACGCCGCCGTCGACGGCGCAATCCTGGCCAAGATGCGCAACGGCGGCGAGGCCTGCACGGCGGCCAACCGGTTCCACGTCGCGAACCCGGTGCGCGAGGAGTTCACCGAGAAGCTGGTCAAGCGGATGAGCGAATTCACGCTCGGAAAAGGAGTCGACGGCTCTGCCACCCTGGGGCCCCTGATCAATGCCAAGCAGGTCGCCACCGTCACCGAGCTCGTGGACGACGCGGTGTCGCGCGGTGCGACGGTCGCCGTCGGCGGCGAGGCCCCCGGCGGCCCCGGCAACTTCTACCCGGCGACCGTGCTCACCGATGTCCCCGCCGACGCCCGCATCCTCAAAGAGGAGGTGTTCGGCCCCGTCGCGCCGATCACCGGCTTCGACACCGAGGAGGAGGGCATCGCCGCGGCCAACGACACCGAATACGGGCTGTCCGCCTACATCTACACCAGGTCGCTGGACCGCGCGTTGCGCGTCGCCGAGCGCATCGAGTCCGGCATGGTCGGCGTCAACCGCGGCGTGATCTCCGATCCGGCGGCGCCGTTCGGCGGCGTCAAGGAGTCGGGCTTCGGTCGCGAGGGCGGCTTCGAGGGCATCGACGAGTACCTCGAGATCAAGTACATCGCGCTGACGAAGTAG
- a CDS encoding acyltransferase family protein produces MNARRSVAPADRRPRSDLRSSRAHRRGEIPALDGIRAVAVALVLADHGGIPGVSGGFLGVDVFFVLSGFLITSLLLDEHARTGRIRLRDFWIRRARRLLPALLVTVLAVVAFRDLFAPESVATLRDDAVASFFWVANWAFVAQRTDYFSQGAPPSPLQHTWSLGVEEQYYLLWPLLLIVVAVLFCRRDRVQLRWVVFALATVGAIASATAAIVFTSEASLNRIYFGTDTRAQALLVGAAAAALLVRDWTTVTMAGPVIRTRWLRWVGRILSVVGVAVLAFAVHTATGSVGDFRAGLLIVVALAAGLVIGAVAMDQDGPAARVLAWRPLVWLGAISYGVYLWHWPIFLVVNGERTGWSGWSLFALRCAATLGVAALSWWLLEQPIRRWRPVIVPMLPLAGATAATAAVITMTVLPVGVPSTPVQDSRIDSAALVAPEIPVEVQRTVAREPGTRTVAVFGDSVAWTLMRYLPETPGLAFTDYTTIGCGIARGGPYRYVGQTLDQKPECDSWPIRWSQRVKHDRPDVVLLIVGRWEVVDRMNEGRWTHIGEPAYDAYLRAELNRALDILSSTGARVVVTTEPYNRRAEKPDGSLYPEDDPDRTDDWNALLRSAVKYRQNVSVLDLNRKLGPNGGYTNRIDGIRIRSDGVHPTPEAVEWLTPWLTDALR; encoded by the coding sequence GTGAATGCGCGTCGCTCCGTCGCGCCCGCTGATCGCCGCCCGCGGTCCGACCTTCGCTCCTCGCGTGCGCATCGGCGTGGCGAGATCCCCGCCCTCGACGGCATCCGCGCCGTCGCTGTCGCACTGGTACTCGCCGACCATGGCGGCATCCCGGGCGTCTCCGGCGGCTTCCTCGGCGTCGACGTCTTCTTCGTGCTGAGCGGCTTCCTGATCACTTCGCTGCTGCTCGACGAGCACGCCCGCACCGGCCGAATCCGGCTGCGTGACTTCTGGATTCGCCGGGCCCGCCGATTGCTGCCCGCGCTGCTGGTCACGGTGCTGGCGGTCGTGGCGTTTCGCGACCTGTTCGCGCCGGAATCGGTTGCGACGCTGCGCGACGACGCCGTCGCGTCGTTCTTCTGGGTGGCCAACTGGGCATTCGTCGCGCAGCGCACCGACTACTTCTCGCAGGGCGCACCCCCGTCGCCGCTGCAGCACACCTGGTCGCTGGGGGTCGAGGAGCAGTACTACCTGCTGTGGCCGCTGCTGCTGATCGTCGTCGCGGTGCTGTTCTGCCGGCGGGACCGGGTGCAACTGCGGTGGGTGGTCTTCGCACTGGCCACCGTGGGCGCGATCGCGTCGGCGACGGCGGCGATCGTGTTCACCAGCGAGGCGTCGCTCAACCGCATCTACTTCGGCACCGACACCCGCGCGCAGGCGCTGCTCGTCGGTGCCGCGGCGGCCGCGCTGCTGGTGCGGGACTGGACGACGGTGACCATGGCCGGGCCGGTGATCCGGACGCGGTGGCTGCGGTGGGTCGGCCGCATCCTGTCCGTCGTCGGCGTCGCGGTACTGGCCTTCGCCGTACACACCGCGACCGGCAGCGTCGGCGACTTCCGCGCCGGCCTGCTGATCGTCGTGGCGCTCGCGGCAGGTCTGGTGATCGGGGCGGTGGCAATGGACCAGGACGGGCCCGCCGCGCGCGTGCTGGCGTGGCGGCCGCTGGTCTGGCTGGGGGCGATCTCCTACGGCGTCTACCTGTGGCACTGGCCGATCTTCCTGGTGGTCAACGGTGAACGCACCGGATGGTCCGGTTGGTCGTTGTTCGCCCTGCGCTGCGCGGCGACGCTGGGTGTGGCTGCGCTGTCGTGGTGGCTGCTGGAACAGCCCATCCGGCGCTGGCGGCCGGTGATCGTGCCGATGCTGCCGCTGGCCGGCGCGACGGCTGCCACCGCCGCGGTGATCACGATGACCGTGCTGCCGGTCGGCGTGCCGTCGACCCCGGTGCAGGACTCGCGCATCGACTCCGCCGCGCTGGTCGCACCGGAGATTCCGGTCGAGGTGCAGCGCACAGTCGCCCGGGAACCGGGCACCCGGACCGTCGCGGTGTTCGGCGACTCGGTGGCGTGGACGCTGATGCGCTACCTGCCCGAAACGCCGGGCCTGGCGTTCACCGACTACACGACGATCGGATGTGGCATCGCGCGCGGCGGACCGTACCGGTACGTCGGGCAGACGCTCGACCAGAAACCCGAATGCGACTCATGGCCGATCAGGTGGTCCCAACGCGTCAAGCACGACCGCCCCGACGTGGTGCTGCTGATCGTCGGCCGCTGGGAGGTCGTCGACCGGATGAACGAAGGGCGTTGGACGCACATCGGCGAACCCGCCTACGACGCCTATCTGCGGGCCGAACTCAATCGCGCGCTCGACATCCTGTCCTCGACCGGCGCGCGCGTCGTCGTCACCACCGAGCCCTACAACCGGCGCGCCGAGAAGCCGGACGGCAGCCTCTACCCCGAGGACGACCCGGATCGCACCGACGACTGGAATGCCTTGTTGCGCAGCGCGGTCAAGTACCGGCAGAACGTCTCGGTGCTCGACCTGAACCGCAAGCTGGGCCCGAACGGCGGCTACACCAACCGGATCGACGGCATCCGCATTCGCAGCGACGGCGTACACCCCACCCCCGAGGCGGTCGAGTGGCTGACGCCGTGGTTGACCGACGCGCTGCGCTAG